The sequence AAAATTGTCGTGGGTGTTCGTTAAGTTTAGAGTTCAcgttgttctttcttttccctggTTTGGTAGACATATAAGTCATTTAAGACTTGAATGGGAAATCCAGAGCGGTGCTTTTCAATATTTACACATTGATACTGTGTCTTCATAATAATAAATACGGGGGTCTAAATGAGTGGTTCTGTTTTTAGATCTATGCAAAAGCTATGGGAACGATATATTCAATTAGAATATTTATCTGTTTGTATTTTGGGAATGTAGGTGAATTTCCTGAAGGAAGAATTTCTTCCTCCTACCGTTTTCACAACCCTTCCCCTGCCTAGACCTGCTAGGGCATATTGTTAAAGATTATTTCTTGCCCTCttaaatttttctcattttgaggACGTGGACAGAAAGGTTCATGTTTGCTCACCCTTAACTTTGCCAGTTGCTCTTAGGTAAATTAGTTAAAGAAGTGGGATGACGGGGAGAGAGCAACAACATTTCTTAATCAATTAAGAATTATTCTAGCGTTGTCCTAATAGTAAACTGATTTCACTTGCATTACGTTTAATAGCTTCAAATTTCTGAAGTCTTAACGTTAATTTCAGGAGCTCCAGAAGTCTGCTGAGAGAGATCAAAGTGAAGCACATCACCTCTGTGAAAATATTCCTCCCCATCTGCCTAAACCAACTCAGAGCTGGTATGTGATACTTCAGTGTGGAGGAAGCAGGCTGAAGGTGGCAGTGTACAGCTGCAGCACTGTACAGCTCTGCTCCTTTTATTGGGTATTTGCTATGAACTTTTGGGACTCAGTGTTGTAATATATATTGAACTGTAATTTGCTCCAGACTGATCGTTACCAGATACTGAGCTTGTGCTCAGTCCTGTCAAATCCCTGAGGTAAAACTTGTAAGATAGCAGTTTGTTCAGATGGGAGCTTCCAGTGGCAGCTGTGATATTATAGTAGAAAGCTAGTTCTTCTGTAAGTCTGAGCATTGCTTCTCTCTGGATGGCTTAGTGATCCAAATCTGGACTCACTAGAACCGAATTTCAACACAGCGCTTCCCAATACCgtcaaacaaaaaatcctcaaacTGGAGCATCTTTGTGTAGGGACTTGAATTCTGGTTGTGTGTTTTTCATTTCccacccctcccccaccccacagccTGAAATTTATTTTAGCCAGCACTGACATCCACCTCCTACCCTGCTGTGAGAGGGCCATACTGAAAGAGCTGTTCAGAATAAAGCAGCTGAAGTGAGAGAACAAAACACAAGTATGTGAAACGGAATAACTCTCTAGTAATCAAAAAGCTTCTAAGACATTATAATTGTGAGGAGCTTTTCTAGAACGGTCAGCTctttctctggcctgctggaatCACCTTTTATTTTTGAGAGATGTGAGTGTATACCCAAGGGTCTCATTCCAGATTTTAATTAGTCTGGAGATGCCAGCCCGTGTTTCAACCCTTGCAGCTTTTCAGGAAGCAGTGCATCAGTCTATCTGAATTCAGCATTCCCAGTATGTGCCTTGAACCTGTTGGCTTCAAACCTGGTCTTTCTCCTAATGCCAGACAAGCCTCAGGCTGAAAACATTACAAGCTTATTCCAGCAAAGTAAAAGGTTAAAGATGTGGAAACAAggttttagaagagaaaaattaactGTAATTTTTAGATTGTATATAGCAACATTCTGATGTGTTGCAGTATTACTTTTATTAAAACTTGGATCGTAGCTGGTAAGGTCAAAAGGATGACACGTCCAGGAGTGTGTGATCTTCTGAATGCCTTTAGACATGAACCCTTAGTTTGGGAGACAAACTTCTAAAATATGTCTAGAGatgtcttatttctttttaatttcctttcctggaTTTCAGAATTGTTCTGCATTGTGGTGTGGCACAGAACAGAGCTTCCCCTTTCGTTCTGTGTTATGTACCAGGTACCTGGGAAGTTCAGCGAGGTGCCGCTCGCTGCCTTGTGCACTGCAGTCATGGTCCATGGAAAGTGGGATGCTGGGTTTGGCGGCGTAATATTCTGTGACATGTCAAATCCAGGCACTCAGCTGAATATATGGGGCACTGCTGTGCCGTTCACTGTCTTGTGCTGTAGGATCTATTGAGGGGTGAGACAAAGATCTCTTTTGTGGTAAAGCTAGATCAAAGAATATCATTTTTTTGCAATATGTCATCTTGATAATTAAACTATTTCTGTTGCACTTTATAGCCCAGTCATGTCCTTGTATTTGATAACAAGGTGACATTGACATTGGCCAAATGCATCCTTTTCTTTGCTATCCTGCTACCAATGAGTAGGAGAGCAGCTAGGTGGGTGACTGGCGAACAGTTCTTGCTCAAGGTCCTGAGCTGAGGGGTTTGGAGGAAGGGTAAATGTATAAGTAGTAGTGTTGTAATAATCACTCAAAGCAGGAAATACCGTAGTTTTTTGCATCTTGCCTAAGAGACTCATGCAGCCTGCTGGATGGCGTTGAGTTTATTTGCTTCAAAAGATTAATGGACGAGTCGGGCTTCCCAAGATTTGAGCTTGTTTCAGAGCTGTGAAGTATTTCAAATCTGCCTGCTAGACTGTAGCTCTATGCTCTGGTTCATCTGATTAAAATGTGAGGCCTCATGTTCTGTGAAATGTAACGGTACATTGAATTCTTAACCGCTCTGTACTGTGTTTGGATTGCTTCCAGTTTACCTGCTAGCAGCCCTTCTAGCAGAGAAATGAAGAGCTGTAATGAAGTCGGctaaaatacagaatttgaaaGGGAGTAggctttatttatctatttttatttcgGAAAAGATCATGAATTGCGTTCATCCAGCCGAACAGACTGGTTGGAACTTACCTCTGTGAGCGAGCAGGCCTGCTAACGTATTGGTATTCTCCTGACTGCTTATCTGCTATTTATACGCTTAATATTCATTCATCTTACAGCATCACTGGGCTAACGGTAAAATGTGGAGAACAAACAAAAGTCATAGAACCTGAACGTGCAAAGAAATCTGTAAAAGAGCCAAGATTTATTAAAGAAGCAGCCTTAATAACTGCAGAAGAATTTGAAAGTGTTCCTGCGTAAGTaagcgtgattttttttttttttttttttcttagacccTGTCATGCCACTTGAGGAGGCAAACAGATTTGGGAAGGTAAACTTCTGTGGAACTAAAAGACAAGAactaagaaatgttttgaaactatgttttgaaatgttttggaactaagaaatgttttgaaattttaaatgttCCACAGTATGAAATATCAGGCTGATAGCACCAAATAGTTCTTCTGCGATACTAGGAAACTTGAAAATGAAGCAGATAGAGCTGACTAGGTCCTTTTTCTATGCGTGTGCTGAGGAGATTGGAGCTAATCAGTTAAAACAAAACTGCTTATCTCAAAAGTCACTTTAGTTTTATGAACAGAAACCTATTAGCGAATAGTTAGATTCACTTTTTGTTTCGAGAATGGACATTAATAAAATGGGAGATGAGCCTACGCTTGAAAGGCAAAGGACAATGATAAATGCTGTTTTAATTGACTTGGCTATTGGTGTCTGTTTGATGGAGATCAAAGTTGTTAAAAGCAAAAACCACCTCCCACTGAAATCTTCTGAATTTCTGGAATAGGAAGCTGGCTTTCTCCTTACCATCAGGAACTGGTTAATAAATACCCTTGCTCAAGGCTTTTGTGTAGGAATAACTTTCTTAAATGGGATTTCGGGGCAATgacaaatatttctgcaaaaatgagaaaattccTTTCATGCCTAAGACTAAGTTGTTACCTAGACTCTGAGTTCAGTCTGCCCTGACAACTCTTATTTCAATAAgactttgttttttgtgtgtgtgtgtttctgcgTGTGTTTTACTTGGAGCTTTCAAATTATCTGCTCCTAGAGCTTCCAGAGTTTTCAGGTGAGCAATGTCCGTTTTCTCCCACTGATTGCTCAGTCCTAAAATGAAGAGGTCTGAATGTTGAACTAATAGTATTCTTTTGGGTGCTGCTTAACAATGCATGCCCCTGGCATTTTTATTCTGCCCATCACCTCCAGTGTTTGTGTTGTTTTATTCTTTCCTAATACAATTTCGGTAAGGTGAAGCTGAAGCATTGGGGTTCTTGATCTTTGTCTGTGCTAAGGCAAGAAAAGTAAACCTAGACTATTCCAGGCAAATGTTTTAAGCTCCATTTAAGGCTATGATCTTCCTTGATAACCTCTTCAAGTGTTTCCTTATCCTTGAAAGTGAAAAGTGGTGGTTGTGGGTGGGGGGAATGGGGACAGGGGCTGATTGGATGCTACTCTATTCATCACTGGCTTATAGAAAGATTGCATCTTTGTGTTTATAGtgctatagaaatatttttgttcagaagTAAATAGGAAGAAGCACGTTTGTGCTGTGAGGGAGATCTGCATGAATTTAAGAAGATCTGTTAATCTACCAATATCTTCTGTTGTCTAGCGATGTTGTAACATGTGATTGAGGGAGTCTACTATGCTTGCAATCTAAGCAGCAAATGTTTGTAACCCAAATTTTCTCACGCCTAATATATTCTTCTAGAAGAATCAGAATTTGGTTCGTGTCCTTGTACTCAAGGTCAGTCTGCACTGGTCCTGATGTAGGATCTCTCTATACCTGCTGGCAATAGTAAGAAGGGATACTACTGCGTTTTTTGGCAGCTCTGGTCCCAAAGCTGTGTGATTGTGATGGCACGGTCCTGTGCTATCGTGCTAAGTTCATCTGAAAGACTAATAAAGCACAACTATATAATTGCATAGGGGTCTAAATCCCTTACTAGTTTGGTATCGTGGGTTCTGCATCAGCAAAAATCTCATTCCCCAGCTGCCTTTCCACCACTGCTGTGGGAAGTTTTTTAACGGAAAGATCTAGGTGGTTTTCACCTGCTTTGTGCTGAATGTGGATAGGAATTTACCCCAAATTATTAACTGGAACATACAATCTGCTGTGACTTGATATGTTAGAACTCTGCAGCAGATATTTAACAAAGGTTCATGCTGTGTTTAGGTGCAGATATGAAAGTACCTTGATCAGATAGAATATTCTCCCCCAATAAGAAATTTATAAGTTATCTTAGCCTTCAAATCTGTTTcaggaagatcttttttttttttttttttttttttttttaccaggaaGAGAAAAGATATTGCACAGTAGATGCCTCAGTTAACTGAGGCAAATTAAAATGCTtgctttacagtttttcttttacatGACAGTGTTCCTTTTATTTGAAACGTTGTTATGAATGCAGAGTagagtatttatataaaaatggcTGCACCTCCAACTTTGAATTAATCAAAATATGAATAAAGCTGAAAGCTAAGCTTTACTTGTAATCCAGTGTTAAGTATTGATCTGTCTGCATAGTTGTTTGAATGGATCTACTCTCCAAGGTATCTCATGTTCTGAAGGTTCTGCATTTGCAGGGGGATTCACTTCTTGGTTCAAGCTCAGCACCTTCAGGTCGGGATTAGCTTCTTTTTAGGAAGCTTAGAGTGCAGCTAAAGCAGCATAGTTTTGTGCAAACACTGTGAAGCATGCGTTCACTACATAAGGCAGAAGCTTAAGTAAGGGTCACGCCACTGACTTGGAGAACACTTGAGGATGAAAGAGTTGCCATCCACATTCACATAGACAAGATAATAGGTTTAATCCTGTAAAATATCCCTTGGCTTTTGTGTGTAGTTGCTAAAGATCCTGTGGTATTTTTACTATCGCCATGCATTTTCTGATTCCCATTAAAGTCAAGCTACAAACCACAGCGTTTCCCACAGCAGGGAAAACAATGGCCTTAACTGACTGACTGGCTACAAATAACTTGGTGGCAATTCAGTTAGAAATCAGAGCAATGGCTTTGATATCAGGAATTCTTACAGATCCAGtgcagaactctttttttttttttaagtagtgacTGACTAGTTTAAAATCTACAACAAGCACTTCCTTTTAGTTGCTAGCTGTAAAATGCCAATCCACATTCTGTTTTGGAATATTGAATTTTTAATTGATTAGCTACTTGTGCTTTATattctttgcatatttttaatCTGATTGCAAAAACTCAGTCTTTGAAAATTAGGGAAGAATTTCTTGTCCATTGATCTCTTCAGTCTTATTGCCCTACAGCTTTTAGTCAGCTGATGGACTGACtatagaaaaaattaatttttaaaaagaattgtaaCACGTTTCTCAATAGAATATTTATAATTCCACGCACTTGCAAACTGGTACTGAACCCAATACAACAGCCAAACTTGGTTTGTTATAATGACTGAATGGTgatcataagataattctggttgaaaaggcctcaggaggtctctagaaCAACCTCCCGCTCAGAGCAGCGTCAGTTATGGGGTCAGACTAGGTTGCTTAGGGCTTTGACAGCCTGCGTCTTGTAGACTTCCAAGCATGGAGACtgcgcagcctctctgggcaaactgctcccttgcttgactgtcctcactgtgaaacagtttttctttatATCTGGTCTGAACTTCTCTTGTTTCactttatgcccattgcctcttgttctccTGCCCTGCACCACTGTGaacagcctggctccatcttcttaaCCTTCTTGTAGGTAATGACAGGCTGCTGTTAGGTTGCcctgaagccttctcttctccaggctgaagtcccCTTCTCTCAGGGTCTTCTCACAGGGCAAGCGCTCCTGCCCTCTCACCATTTTGGTGGCCCTCCAGTGAACTCAGTCCAGTTTGTCGATGTCTGTCTTGTATCAAGGgctcaaaactggatgcagtagcTAGAGGTGGCCTAATGAGTGCTGggtagagggggataatcacttctCTTGATCTGCTGCCTGTGCTCTTAATGCAGCCTAGGATGCTGCTGACCTTTGCTGCCAGGTAGTTGTGTATCAGAGCTCAGTGTAGAAAGGaacagacattttcttttttttgttttatttttcttttctttacaacaGAAACTCTAAAAGCTCTGGATGCCACTGTGAGAAAATTTTCCTCATAGAGGAGCTGAAGGGGGCAGATGATGCTGTTCACTGTAAATCCTTTTGGAAGAGTTGGAAATGAAGATGATGCTTTGGGATAGGGTTGCTGTATGTTGGATTGTGGAAGCTGTAAGGCAGTTGCTTTTGTATAGTGAAACTAGGTTTATATTGGAATAATACCTCAAAACAGCCTAAAGGAGTTAGGGTAAGAAGGCTTAAAGTCagctcagcctctccctccctctctgttcCCATTGTTATGTGAACTAGAACATGAGGGAAAGATATCCAAGCTACCGGGAGACCTGTATTGGTAGGTCTAGGTAACATGACAGCATGCTGTGCAGGAGTCCCCTGTTCAATGATCTAAGCATGTTAGCTTTCTGCTGCACCTGTGATATAATATCCATTTTAGCATGTGAATGCTCTATAATTGTAAACTCCGTAACAAAACACTAAGgccccattttccctttttttgaaaacagtggTAGCAGCAGAATGCTTTCCACTGCCAGTGGAGTTTAAAAGGAGTAGACTAATTTTTGGAGGCTTTATTCTATACTGTAGAGATCAAAGAGAAGTCTTTCTAACAAGAGAGTGGCAGCCTTGTTTATTCCGGCTTACCAACGTAACAGGCATTTAACgttctgaagaataaaaaagattGTTGCCGTTTTTCTGTATTgtatttcttacatttcttttGTGATAATAATTTAGTGCCATGCAGGGATGAGTGCATTTGCTTCATGGGAACATTGCAGCAGGGCAGAATGCAGAGCTTTTCCTGATGCTGTTTGTTTGTCCTATGTGTTCCAAACATATGTCATTGGAAAATATGCAATAACATCTGAGAAATTACCAAAACAAATTGTTCGGATGCTTTACTTCAAATGCAAAGTTAGCCTAGGCTTTTATTGCAGTGATTTTCGGGGTTTCATCTTGTATTGTACTGTCTGTTAGTTGAGTTTCAGATTTCATTTCCATATAATTGCTTCCTAGTTTGTCACTTTGCAGTCTATTTCCTTTCCTGGAATACGTGTCTTTACATTTGTCAATACAAAATAGCCTTACTTGCAAATATTCCACTGTTCTAGTATTTCCACATCACTTTGTTTTTATCTTCTTGTGCTTCCTGTACCTCTAGGCTGTTGTCAGCAAATCTTACTCTTTTGATATCAGTGTTATGAAATGCTCTGAGAGCTCAAAAAGGGATGGCGGTACTATAGAACTTCTGCGTCTGTGTAGTTAGGTGGGCTGCACTGtaaaagtggggaaaaatatGCCTGCAAGAGCAAACAAAGCTTCTTTAAGATTATAATGTGAACCAAATTGCACTCTTAggcagaaacatttaattttaaaattggcTTTTGCCTTAGTCTTTGCGCAgttgcttgatttttattttttattttatttttatttttctactttagtCGTTTAAGTGGTATGCTATAACCACAACCTTTATTCCATTTTGAATTGCTTCTGGCAGTTAAAGCTCTCTAATTTTTACTATTTAATTTGACATTCCGATGTCTTATTTTCCTGGTTTaggttttatcttttttatttcaacGTTATTAAGTGATCAAAGAAAATGAACGAAATGAactactgtatttatttattaacacaAAGCAGAAGCAGCCCTCTACCTGGGAATAGCATGATCAGTTAGGACTTAAAGGGAAAAATCAACATAGTGCTTAAATTCTGAGACTTTCTGGTtaatgattatttatttattccttaggTACATGAGAGGTCGTTTAACATATGATCAAATTAACGCGGTGGTTCAAGACATGAACAAGGCTGTGGTTAGCAAGTACAGGATCCTGCATCAGCCACTGAAATCTATGAATGCCACTGTCAGAAATCTCTACCACAGATTCCTGGAAGAAGAAACTAAGGATACAAAAGGTATCTTTTACACTTGTTAGCACCAAACTCGTAGCATTTGGATGTTGCAGTGCAAGTATAAAACTACGCGAGAAGAGCTTAAATGACTGAAGAGAGCAGGTGCTTTTCATTTTATGGTTCAACTGGAAACATCTCATTTTCGGAAAACAGACCATCA comes from Struthio camelus isolate bStrCam1 chromosome Z, bStrCam1.hap1, whole genome shotgun sequence and encodes:
- the LOC138064468 gene encoding spindle and kinetochore-associated protein 1-like; this encodes MASLDLQDLCLHINMKISTIKKTLQLRNIGQEPSLKSMLCKIGHEMVLLNELLNKMEMEVQQQEKLKNLLKELQKSAERDQSEAHHLCENIPPHLPKPTQSCITGLTVKCGEQTKVIEPERAKKSVKEPRFIKEAALITAEEFESVPAYMRGRLTYDQINAVVQDMNKAVVSKYRILHQPLKSMNATVRNLYHRFLEEETKDTKGEFFIVEADIKEFTLLKVDKRFHSILNILRHCQRVREVRGSRLVRYVIC